From the Capnocytophaga sp. oral taxon 878 genome, the window AATCCTGCAGAACAGATAATTTTATTATATATAGACAAATCTATAGCTGTAAGGCTAGAAAAAATTATAGAATATAACTTATATAGCAAAACAATCCCAAATTCTAATCCTCCACCAAATATTAAGAACCCAAAAATAACATCCTCTAAAGGTTTCTTTTCTATAATTAAAAAAGCATTATAATATGCTGTTAAATCTGCTTGAAATTCTCCTATATATAATCTTGAGCCAAAAATGTAAATCAAAGAGAAAAAACCTATAACTGTTAGTAAAACTCTATTATATCTTTCCAAAAATGGAGAGTAAAACAACAGTACAAAAACAGAAAGTAAAAAACTTATCATAGGAGAAAAAGGTAAGAACAGTAATGGAGACAATAGTCCCATAAAGAAGATTATTTTTTTTCTTTTATTTAGCAATTCTATTCTCATTAACTTCTCAGTAGATTTGAATATGTTTCTTTTAGTCTTTCTTGATAGTTATTATACTTCTCTACCCATATTTTTTTTGCATTTATAGAGTACCGCTTAATTGTATCAATATCTATATTCTTTATAAAATCTAATATGTCTTTCTCTGTTTCTCCTATAGCAAAACCTGTACTATATTTTTGTACTTTGTACCCAGGGGGAGTGCCTTCTGTAGTGAGAAGTACTTTCCCTAAGAACAAATGTTCAAAATATTTATTAGGAGAAGCATATAGATGATTCTTAATAGTTTTGTAATACATCCCAACTATAATGTCACTTTTAGACAATATTTCTAAAGCTTTTTGTGAAGATACTTGCCCATAAAATATGATATTAGGGTATTTCTCTGCTTTTTCTTTTACAAGAGACTCTATTTTTCCTCCTCCTGCTATATACAACTTTACAGAAGGGATCTGAGCCACTGCATTTAACAAATTCTCAATTCCTCTATTTCTTTCTTCTAAAATACCTACATAAGAGAAAACTAAATTATCTTTTCTAATTTCCTTAGTAGCTAAATTAAATTGTGTATAAGGTACATTTTCTATAATAAATATTCTTTCTTTATTAGGAGAAATATTCAATTGTTTTATACGACATTCATCTGGTAGAATAAGTTTATCACAATGTATACAGCTATATTTTTCAATTTTGTTGATGAAAAAAGCCACCAAGGAAGGAGTGTTTCTTGCATCTGTATATTTATCATATACATCAAAAATAAACTTTTTCCTAAAAATCTTAGCTATAATATAAGCAGGAATACAAGTGTCAAAATCTATACTATGAATAATAATATAGTTTTTCCTGTTTTTCCACAATATGCGAAATAAA encodes:
- a CDS encoding glycosyltransferase, encoding MGGVIFLRSQIPNADSRLQRYVDIIKEKKIPYLITAWNRENKKIEEEENSILYTRRTPIGGGVSNIFSLILWNLFLFRILWKNRKNYIIIHSIDFDTCIPAYIIAKIFRKKFIFDVYDKYTDARNTPSLVAFFINKIEKYSCIHCDKLILPDECRIKQLNISPNKERIFIIENVPYTQFNLATKEIRKDNLVFSYVGILEERNRGIENLLNAVAQIPSVKLYIAGGGKIESLVKEKAEKYPNIIFYGQVSSQKALEILSKSDIIVGMYYKTIKNHLYASPNKYFEHLFLGKVLLTTEGTPPGYKVQKYSTGFAIGETEKDILDFIKNIDIDTIKRYSINAKKIWVEKYNNYQERLKETYSNLLRS